A single genomic interval of Nymphalis io chromosome 30, ilAglIoxx1.1, whole genome shotgun sequence harbors:
- the LOC126779912 gene encoding bromodomain-containing protein 8-like, with translation MSSVQERLQLKRVPLDTWNVREQLCLASAVVRSGDQNWMSVSRALKTVGEPNRPPDWYSQKSCAAQYGALLEHVDTPKRKKRNSEGGVETPQESILKQLTQQRILEIQGTLSEMNNQYEQLKNEIAEVRSQTTTDDRIQELWSGIEAAKRARERECARRAAWLKEREERRARAERTWRPSQTPPPTTPTTAPPSSPLLTSLLKSSPVVTTPQHIPHPATVVDSVSPSAGAPTLSLLLEQAQDSKNAAIEHIKSQLVQIEHQLKASTQATVVPQPVIQPAPAVDIDDIEIKAEDVYAFRDIDINIPPVTALHKGNVRVAEKPAPKKEIEAPASEPEVVEPPIVEVKEEPVPETTIVEDMTPNEMETVEEEKSPQTQEEKETEPKEAEVKISFPEVKFPTLEIKVIQLDEQKDSQIKEEVKEPEPEPEPTAPEERTEIMEEDKEETRTQEEKIADEPEAIDEPPAPVAEEAVEPPPAAPQPEEEIITDPQDIPLPPEIEAKEEEKEAPEIIQPSEPEPEEPAKVTAEVVEEKEKTLEEPVPEETEKKEEVPEESVEDKLIEDIKKEDDAEDSIPLKEMIKEELSQEEVKREGVEEDTHTETDDDTPMELSREEEKDGKKKRDYSRKKKSDSRTCSGSESAPESPSASDAERQHRLWKKSVMLVYSRLCAHKYASLFLRPISDEEAPGYSVVVKRPMDLSTVRRNIDAGNVRTTAEFQRDVLLMLSNALLYNSSSHSVYAMAREMHEDAQCQLGMLLAAQAHAGLCAPPRRKRRLDAHAHAHGKHHRA, from the exons ATGAGTTCGGTACAAGAACGCTTACAATTAAAACGGGTGCCACTGGATACATGGAATGTTCGAGAACAATTATGCCTCGCATCAGCTGTAGTGCGAAGCGGCGATCAAAACTGGATGTCAGTCTCGCGGGCTCTGAAAACTGTCGGCGAACCCAATAGACCGCCGGACTGGTATTCTCAAAAGAG CTGTGCAGCGCAATACGGAGCACTGTTAGAACATGTGGATACTCCTAAACGTAAGAAGCGGAACTCGGAAGGTGGTGTCGAGACGCCGCAGGAGAGTATCCTCAAACAACTCACACAGCAAAGGATTCTTGAGATACAGGGTACACTCAGCGAGATGAACAACCAATATGAACAGTTGAAG AACGAAATAGCGGAGGTACGGAGTCAGACGACGACGGACGATCGCATCCAGGAGCTTTGGTCGGGGATAGAGGCGGCGAAGCGCGCGAGGGAGCGCGAGTGTGCGAGGCGGGCGGCCTGGCTCAAGGAGAGGGAGGAGCGCCGTGCGCGCGCAGAGAGGACGTGGCGACCGTCGCAGACGCCACCACCCACCACGC caACAACAGCACCGCCATCCTCGCCGTTGCTAACTTCGCTTCTCAAGTCGTCGCCGGTGGTCACCACGCCGCAGCACATACCACACCCCGCCACTGTCGTCG ATTCCGTATCCCCATCAGCTGGTGCTCCAACGCTGTCTCTATTACTGGAACAGGCGCAGGACAGCAAGAACGCAGCCATTGAACATATCAAGAGTCAGCTGGTGCAGATAGAACACCAGCTCAAAG caagCACCCAGGCGACAGTGGTACCACAGCCCGTCATTCAGCCAGCGCCCGCTGTGGACATTGACGATATAGAAATAAAGGCAGAAGACGTGTATGCGTTTCGTGATATTGACATTAACATACCGCCCGTCACGGCGCTTCATAAGGGGAACGTGAG AGTTGCCGAGAAACCAGCACCGAAGAAAGAAATCGAAGCTCCAGCGTCCGAACCGGAAGTGGTCGAACCGCCCATTGTCGAGGTCAAG GAGGAGCCGGTTCCTGAAACAACCATCGTGGAAGATATGACGCCTAATGAAATGGAGACG GTCGAAGAGGAAAAATCTCCACAAACACAAGAGGAGAAGGAAACTGAACCGAAAGAGGCGGAAGTGAAAATATCGTTTCCGGAAGTTAAATTTCCAACGCTGGAAATTAAGGTTATACAGCTGGACGAACAGAAGGATTCACAGATCAAAGAGGAAGTCAAAGAACCGGAGCCAGAGCCGGAACCGACAGCGCCTGAAGAGAGAACAGAAATAATGGAAGAAGATAAAGAAGAGACACGTACACAAGAAGAGAAGATCGCGGATGAACC agAAGCAATCGACGAACCGCCGGCTCCAGTAGCTGAAGAAGCTGTAGAACCGCCACCAGCAGCACCACAGCCTGAAGAAGAAATAATCACAGACCCGCAAGACATACCCTTACCGCCGGAAATTGAGGCTAAAGAGGAAGAAAAAGAAG CTCCTGAAATAATTCAACCATCGGAACCAGAGCCTGAAGAACCAGCGAAGGTAACCGCAGAGGTCgtagaagaaaaagaaaaaacattagAAGAACCAGTCCCGGAAGAGACGGAGAAAAAAGAGGAGGTCCCAGAAGAGAGCGTAGAAGATAAATTAATAGAAGATATCAAGAAGGAAGACGATGCTGAG GATTCGATTCCACTAAAAGAAATGATAAAAGAAGAATTATCGCAAGAGGAAGTTAAGAGGGAGGGCGTGGAGGAGGACACGCACACGGAGACAGACGACGACACTCCCATGGAG CTCAGTCGAGAAGAAGAGAAAGATGGAAAGAAAAAGAGAGATTACTCGAGGAAGAAGAAATCTGATTCTAGAa CGTGCTCGGGCTCCGAGAGCGCTCCGGAGTCCCCGAGCGCGAGCGACGCGGAGCGACAGCACCGCCTGTGGAAGAAGAGCGTCATGTTGGTGTACAGCCG CCTGTGCGCGCACAAGTACGCGTCTCTGTTCCTGCGTCCGATCTCCGACGAGGAGGCTCCCGGGTACAGCGTGGTGGTGAAGCGGCCCATGGACCTGTCCACCGTAAGGCGCAACATCGATGCCGGTAACGTCAG
- the LOC126779913 gene encoding uncharacterized protein LOC126779913 isoform X1, giving the protein MESKNDVYVISLDALDINLLPTSYNHAHEKVVPLWTKSNLDLRNNEYYEFVIKTNEHLQPMDKKNIVIESVTCHICDLDVPTVYMNEHTKSFKHRFNIKIADVALKRLQLYMTRHDSTDSINNERNPSTYYCLECSVIVDRQDEISHKKSVPHKNSVVFERFLSDFLHLYTNDDKLDVTDTQDIKTDIKVETDNEFKVVTNYSPKTSAKQLDDKEIKNVQPVTTADNIKCKINLKDYLTLLNNKFNTKPMFFKGNCDYVEIEAIDGSVVKVCEENFHALKKLGKKFIQCMLCKYIFDVTSFNEHILSDGHTKMVSLPLKDKHCIREVTDSCRHCLVCNMIIENSDVHLLCNTEHHDNLKLLLITDKLNESDDNCNKNGYLNVKEKNIEPNFLYSDSLKGNTQNISRADDLIVPYNETNVNKINDAKTNDRPSNDILGKHFCYECNVSISKRKIKKHKNTMKHILNTMSDKHYLLKIVNVNVFQCKICGVDVKNHFVDIEKHFSDTKHVYNYNKLLNINNMEMKDKMTFYCSNCDAYILFKNEYLHIESKDHKLLSNIDAEAKIGTVDEINETVGANNVTVDANVCNTVKPAANVCKNVEPLKNVTGIIEPVTNSINKPSENNRVAVEPDTESKVKIELKEKSDPNYYYCRICKVKVPNNCNNIKMHNTGRPHMKNLEKLGIDVKNGENISNEPEPIHHLLAKTKTIGVLVCKICNVELSKSDANIKTHLEGASHMVKYETFLQENRLIVSTDNIYCAVCFDHVGNQCEMSHCNSKKHILSLKA; this is encoded by the exons ataaaaaaaacattgtgatCGAATCAGTAACATGTCATATTTGTGACTTGGATGTGCCAACAGTATATATGAACGAACATACGAAGAGTTTCAAACAcagattcaatataaaaatagcagATGTCGCTTTAAAGCGCCTCCAATTATACATGACAAGACATGACAGTACCGATTCAATAAATAACGAAAGAAATCCGTCCACGTATTATTGTCTCGAATGTTCCGTGATCGTTGATCGTCAAGATGAAATTTCTCACAAGAAATCAGTaccacataaaaattcagttgtaTTCGAAAGGTTCTTGAGCGATTTCCTCCATTTGTATACGAATGACGATAAACTTGACGTAACAGATACGCAAGATATAAAAACGGACATAAAAGTTGAAACAGATAATGAATTTAAAGTCGTTACAAATTATTCACCAAAAACGTCAGCAAAACAATTAGatgataaagaaattaaaaatgttcagCCGGTCACTACAGCTgataacataaaatgtaaaataaatttgaaagatTATTTGACGTTGTTAAACAATAAGTTTAATACGAAACCGATGTTTTTCAAAGGAAACTGTGATTACGTCGAAATTGAAGCTATCGACGGCAGTGTAGTTAAAGTTTGTGAAGAAAATTTTCACGCGTTAAAGAAACTTGGTAAGAAATTCATCCAGTGTATgttatgcaaatatattttcgaTGTGACATCTTTTAATGAGCATATATTGAGCGATGGTCATACGAAGATGGTGAGCCTACCGTTGAAAGACAAGCATTGTATTCGAGAG gtTACTGATTCGTGTAGACACTGTTTGGTATGTAATATGATCATTGAAAATAGCGATGTACACTTATTATGTAACACAGAACACCATGACAATTTGAAACTCTTATTAATAAccgataaattaaatgaaagtgATGACAATTGCAACAAAAACGGCTATTTAaacgtaaaagaaaaaaatatcgaacCAAATTTTTTGTACAGTGATTCTTTAAAAGGCAACACTCAAAATATATCGCGAGCAGATGATTTAATAGTTCCCTATAACGAaactaatgttaataaaataaacgatgcTAAAACAAACGACAGACCGAGTAATGATATACTCGGAAAACATTTTTGCTACGAATGCAACGTATCGATAAgtaaaaggaaaattaaaaaacacaaaaacacaATGAAACACATACTAAATACTATGTCTGATAAGCATTATTTACTCAAAATTGTAAACGTAAACGTATTTCAGTGTAAAATATGCGGAGTTGACGTCAAAAATCACTTTGTTGATATAGAAAAACACTTCAGCGATACGAAACAcgtttacaattacaataagcttttaaatataaacaatatggaAATGAAAGATAAAATGACATTTTACTGTAGCAATTGTGACGCGTATATCTTGTTTAAAAACGAGTATTTACACATAGAATCGAAAGACCACAAACTTCTATCGAATATCGATGCAGAAGCAAAGATTGGTACGGTCgatgaaataaatgaaacggTTGGTGCAAACAATGTAACAGTTGATGCAAATGTCTGCAATACGGTCAAACCAGCTGcaaatgtttgtaaaaatgtcgAACCATTAAAAAACGTTACTGGAATTATTGAACCAGTCacaaatagtataaataaaccAAGTGAAAATAATCGGGTGGCTGTCGAACCAGACACAGAAAGTAAAGTTAAAATTGAACTGAAAGAAAAATCTGATCCAAATTACTATTATTGTCGCATTTGTAAAGTTAAAGTCcccaataattgtaataatataaaaatgcacaACACGGGTAGACCTCATATGAAGAATTTGGAGAAATTAGGAATCGATGTAAAAAATGGAGAAAATATAAGTAATGAACCGGAACCAATACATCATCTATTAGCCAAAACTAAAACTATAGGCGTTCTCGTGTGTAAAATATGCAATGTGGAATTGTCTAAGAGTGATGCGAATATCAAAACGCACCTCGAAGGCGCCAGTCATATGGTTAAATATGAAACGTTTTTACAAGAAAATAGATTAATCGTTTCTACTGACAATATTTACTGTGCAGTGTGCTTCGATCATGTCGGTAATCAGTGTGAGATGTCGCACTGTAAcagtaaaaaacatattttaagtttaaaggCGTAA